One stretch of Thalassophryne amazonica chromosome 17, fThaAma1.1, whole genome shotgun sequence DNA includes these proteins:
- the LOC117529680 gene encoding coiled-coil domain-containing protein 152-like has protein sequence MIKLNCVSLDNFMKEFTLIEQKITGMNAKNNMLEIMLEDVNRVLKFSQNKEKSLIEERDGLLVTVSRLHQTVQDQCNLRAENERLKKDVADLKRQNDKIAEDKQAEIQLLLNDMRAEEQSHRRVLETLKEQSRREVEESRREALNWLEDKDAEVKQLLEKKDADLEVIKKRLKEQERERQSELLKLQMEFGAKLARVENTAQWNHQQQQQQQHGSNLLPQNVFRRKLQFFQEEKNKEIVALRQRIKELEENQRVNSLSDNRLKKRKI, from the exons ATGATTAAGTTAAACTGTGTTTCTCTTGACAACTTTATGAAGGAGTTTACTCTAATAGAACAG aaaatcaCAGGAATGAATGCCAAAAACAACATGTTGGAGATCATGCTGGAggatgtcaacagagtcctgaaatTCTCTCAGAACAAGGAGAAAAGTCTGATTGaag AAAGAGACGGCCTCCTGGTAACAGTCAGCAGACTCCATCAGACTGTGCAGGATCAGTGTAACCTCAGAG CGGAGAATGAAAGACTGAAGAAGGATGTGGCAGACCTGAAACGGCAGAATGACAAAATAGCCGAG GACAAACAGGCTGAGATTCAGCTGCTCCTGAATGACATGAGAGCAGAAGAGCAGAGCCATAGGAGGGTGCTAGAGACCTTGAAAGAGCAGTCCAGGAGAGAAGTTGAGGAGTCCCGCAGGGAGGCTTTAAATTGGT TGGAAGATAAAGATGCTGAAGTAAAGCAGCTGTTGGAGAAGAAAGATGCAGATCTGGAGGTGATAAAGAAGAGGCTGAAGGAGCAAGAACGGGAGAGACAGAGCGAGCTCCTGAAATTACAGATGGAG TTTGGTGCAAAGTTAGCCAGAGTTGAGAATACAGCCCAGTGGAAccaccagcagcagcaacagcagcagcacggTTCCAACCTTCTACCACAGAATGTCTTCAGGAGG AAGCTTCAGTTCTTCCAGGAGGAGAAGAACAAGGAGATTGTGGCTCTGCGTCAGAGAATTAAAGAACTGGAAGAAAATCAGCGTGTCAACAGCCTCAGTGACAACCGCCTTAAGAAGAGGAAAATCTAG